From Halanaeroarchaeum sulfurireducens, a single genomic window includes:
- a CDS encoding Na+/H+ antiporter NhaC family protein, translating into MSEFGAVSLVPPLLAIVLAVVTRKAILSLFLGVWSGGVIATGSIGLGQTFTWIAAAIGESTFHAKVMIFLLLLGSAVAMIWRLGGSYAVRDWTMEHIETQRKAGLVAWLLGIVMFFDDYANTAIVGSSVKDLSDHLQISREKLSYIVDSTAAPVSTLGISSWVAYQLSMIESGYEATGLPAAEVPDAFDIFLQSIPFNMYAILAIAMVGIVVLTQRDFGEMLAAEHRSATTGKVTREEGRPMQDVKAELGQPEIGNPRLRSFFLPIGVLIAVTIGSALYTGYAPDATLRDMLTGGDYAMALIFGSFAMVATTYVLGFMDGHLTLSESVDATIDGFGLMLTAVTILVLAWSIGNVANALGTGTYVANIAVQSLSPTILPVVVLVVTGFVAFAMGTAWGAMSIMTPIVVPVAWELTGGHTMVAVVVAMVFSGSIFGDHTSPISDTTVLSATFTGADLIDHVRTQIYYAVTVALVAIGLMLVWGVTKVSPWLLLGVGVVVLVGLVYGLSALDASRRGIAPVQRPD; encoded by the coding sequence ATGTCAGAGTTTGGCGCCGTGTCGCTCGTCCCGCCGCTTCTCGCGATCGTTCTCGCTGTCGTAACGCGAAAGGCGATCCTGTCGCTGTTTCTCGGGGTCTGGTCCGGGGGCGTCATCGCCACCGGGAGCATCGGACTCGGACAGACGTTCACCTGGATCGCCGCCGCCATCGGCGAGAGCACCTTCCACGCGAAGGTGATGATCTTCCTCCTCCTGCTCGGATCGGCCGTCGCCATGATCTGGCGGCTGGGCGGCTCGTATGCGGTCCGCGACTGGACCATGGAGCACATCGAAACCCAGCGGAAGGCCGGGCTGGTCGCGTGGCTCCTGGGCATCGTGATGTTCTTCGACGACTACGCGAACACCGCCATCGTCGGCAGTAGCGTCAAGGACCTCTCCGATCACCTCCAGATCTCCCGGGAGAAACTCTCCTATATCGTCGACTCGACCGCGGCACCGGTCTCTACGCTGGGCATCTCCTCGTGGGTCGCCTACCAGCTATCCATGATCGAGAGCGGCTACGAGGCAACGGGGCTCCCGGCCGCCGAGGTGCCCGACGCTTTCGATATCTTCCTCCAGTCGATCCCCTTTAACATGTACGCCATCCTCGCGATCGCGATGGTCGGCATCGTGGTCCTGACCCAGCGCGATTTCGGCGAAATGCTCGCGGCCGAGCACCGGTCGGCGACCACGGGGAAAGTGACCCGCGAAGAGGGGCGACCAATGCAGGACGTGAAAGCGGAACTCGGACAGCCCGAAATCGGGAACCCGCGGCTCCGGTCGTTTTTCCTCCCCATCGGCGTCCTGATCGCAGTCACCATCGGTTCGGCGCTGTACACCGGCTACGCCCCCGACGCCACGCTCCGTGACATGCTCACCGGCGGGGACTACGCGATGGCGCTCATCTTCGGCTCGTTTGCGATGGTCGCCACGACGTACGTCCTCGGCTTTATGGATGGGCACCTCACCCTGAGCGAGAGCGTCGACGCCACCATCGACGGGTTCGGGCTCATGCTGACCGCGGTGACCATCCTCGTGCTCGCGTGGTCCATCGGCAACGTCGCGAACGCCCTGGGGACTGGCACATACGTCGCCAATATCGCGGTCCAGAGCCTTTCGCCGACGATCCTTCCCGTGGTGGTGCTGGTGGTGACCGGCTTCGTCGCCTTCGCGATGGGGACCGCCTGGGGAGCGATGAGCATCATGACACCCATCGTCGTCCCGGTCGCCTGGGAACTCACTGGCGGGCACACCATGGTCGCCGTTGTCGTCGCGATGGTCTTCTCGGGGTCCATCTTCGGGGATCACACCTCGCCCATCTCCGATACGACGGTGCTCTCGGCGACGTTCACGGGCGCGGACCTCATCGACCACGTCCGCACCCAGATCTACTACGCCGTCACCGTCGCGCTGGTCGCCATCGG